The following are from one region of the Streptomyces changanensis genome:
- a CDS encoding rod shape-determining protein, translating into MTVSLEQLRRCHVAVDLGAARTRVFVKGAGLVVDEPSVAAVNTRTGALIAVGEFAEKMTGRTPHYIRVVRPVSGGSVVDIEMAQRMLRSLLGEKLRRQLRRKPMLRAAACTPHDSDPLAQRATVETMVGLGARRVELVDTLIAAAVGCGLPVAQPTATMILVCGAATTQVAVLSLGSIVTAERIPVGGNAIDHAVIQYLRHQHELMLPTQSVRPLQLALHGNGLTAEGPASTEIHGRDVATGLARSVLVDTAAVRQAIHTPLTAVLDGIGKVLRDCPPDLVADLAERGITMVGGSARLPGLDQMLRDWTGMPVRIAERPDVCAVLGLGEMLEGRIEPLTLNPLADAE; encoded by the coding sequence GTGACCGTCAGTCTTGAGCAGTTGCGCCGCTGCCACGTCGCCGTCGACCTCGGGGCCGCCAGGACCCGGGTCTTCGTCAAGGGCGCCGGGCTCGTCGTGGACGAGCCGAGCGTGGCCGCCGTGAACACGCGCACCGGCGCGCTGATCGCGGTCGGCGAGTTCGCGGAGAAGATGACCGGGCGCACGCCCCACTACATCCGGGTCGTCCGCCCCGTCTCCGGCGGCAGCGTCGTCGACATCGAGATGGCGCAGCGGATGCTCCGCAGCCTCCTCGGCGAGAAGCTCCGCCGCCAGCTGCGCCGCAAGCCGATGCTGCGCGCGGCCGCCTGCACCCCGCACGACAGCGACCCGCTCGCCCAGCGCGCCACCGTCGAGACGATGGTCGGGCTGGGTGCCCGCCGCGTCGAGCTGGTGGACACCCTGATCGCGGCGGCCGTCGGCTGCGGCCTGCCCGTGGCCCAGCCGACCGCGACCATGATCCTCGTGTGCGGGGCGGCGACGACGCAGGTCGCGGTGCTCTCGCTCGGCTCGATCGTCACCGCTGAGCGCATCCCCGTGGGCGGCAACGCCATCGACCACGCCGTCATCCAGTACCTGCGCCACCAGCACGAGCTGATGCTGCCGACGCAGTCCGTGCGCCCGCTGCAGCTCGCCCTGCACGGCAACGGGCTGACCGCCGAGGGCCCGGCGTCGACCGAGATCCACGGCCGCGACGTCGCCACCGGACTGGCGCGTTCCGTCCTCGTGGACACGGCCGCGGTCCGCCAGGCCATCCACACCCCGCTCACGGCCGTGCTCGACGGCATCGGCAAGGTGCTCCGCGACTGCCCGCCCGACCTCGTCGCCGACCTCGCCGAGCGCGGCATCACCATGGTCGGCGGCAGCGCCCGGCTGCCCGGTCTCGACCAGATGCTGCGCGACTGGACGGGCATGCCGGTGCGGATCGCCGAGCGTCCGGACGTCTGCGCGGTCCTCGGGCTGGGCGAGATGCTGGAGGGCCGGATCGAGCCGCTCACCCTCAACCCCCTGGCCGACGCGGAGTAG
- a CDS encoding acyl-CoA synthetase → MSSLFPALTAGGPDDDDRPALRFGDRALTYGGLRSAAAAVVPRLAGAGRVAVWATPSPETCVAVVAALLAGVPAVPLNPRTGERELTHIVGDSAPALVLAAPGDELPAPLAGLPRVDVTADAPDGAAAGGPLPAEPDPGAPALVVYTSGTTGPPKGAVLPRRALATTLDALADAWAWTADDVLVHALPLFHVHGLVLGVLGPLRRGGAVRHLGRFTTDGVARALADGGTMLFGVPTMYHRIAEALAPSGSPTANGSPGGGDAPSGGTDAAPGTGSDPRGTDAAPGAGGATLARALAGARLLVSGSAALPLPDHERITAATGRRVVERYGMTETLMNTSVRPGAEPERPGSVGTPLPGVELRLVLDDGTPVTAYDGETIGEVQVRGPHLFTEYLNRPDATAAAFDGDWFRTGDMAVRDADGSVRLVGRRATDLIKSGGFKIGAGEIENALLAHPAVREAAVTGEPDPDLGERVVAWVVATDPGAPPPAAELADHVAAQLAPHKRPRAVRYLDALPRNDMGKVLKRALHG, encoded by the coding sequence GTGAGTTCCCTCTTTCCGGCCCTGACCGCCGGCGGCCCGGACGACGACGACCGGCCCGCCCTGCGGTTCGGCGACCGCGCCCTCACCTACGGCGGGCTCCGCTCAGCGGCCGCCGCCGTGGTCCCCCGCCTGGCCGGCGCCGGGCGGGTCGCGGTGTGGGCCACGCCCTCCCCGGAGACCTGCGTCGCGGTGGTCGCGGCGCTGCTCGCCGGCGTCCCGGCCGTACCGCTCAACCCCCGCACCGGCGAGCGCGAGCTGACGCACATCGTCGGCGACAGCGCACCGGCCCTGGTGCTGGCCGCCCCGGGCGACGAGCTCCCGGCGCCGCTCGCCGGCCTGCCGCGCGTCGACGTCACGGCCGACGCGCCCGACGGCGCCGCGGCCGGCGGCCCGCTGCCCGCCGAGCCGGACCCCGGGGCGCCGGCGCTGGTCGTGTACACATCCGGCACGACCGGCCCGCCCAAGGGCGCCGTCCTCCCCCGCCGCGCCCTGGCGACGACCCTCGACGCGCTGGCCGACGCCTGGGCGTGGACGGCCGACGACGTCCTGGTGCACGCGCTGCCCCTGTTCCACGTGCACGGCCTCGTCCTGGGCGTCCTCGGCCCCCTCCGCCGCGGCGGCGCCGTCCGGCACCTCGGGCGGTTCACCACCGACGGGGTGGCGCGCGCCCTGGCCGACGGCGGGACGATGCTGTTCGGCGTGCCGACGATGTACCACCGGATCGCCGAGGCCCTGGCCCCGAGCGGCTCCCCCACCGCGAACGGGTCCCCCGGCGGTGGGGACGCGCCTTCCGGCGGTACGGACGCGGCCCCCGGCACCGGCTCGGACCCGCGCGGTACCGACGCGGCCCCCGGCGCCGGCGGCGCCACGCTCGCCCGGGCGCTGGCGGGTGCCCGGCTGCTCGTGTCGGGCTCGGCCGCGCTGCCGCTGCCCGACCACGAACGCATCACCGCCGCGACGGGACGACGGGTGGTCGAGCGGTACGGCATGACCGAGACGCTGATGAACACGAGCGTCCGTCCGGGCGCCGAGCCGGAGCGCCCCGGCTCCGTCGGCACGCCGCTGCCCGGCGTGGAGCTGCGGCTCGTCCTCGACGACGGGACGCCGGTCACCGCGTACGACGGCGAGACGATCGGGGAGGTGCAGGTGCGCGGCCCGCACCTGTTCACGGAGTACCTGAACCGGCCCGACGCGACCGCCGCCGCGTTCGACGGCGACTGGTTCCGCACCGGCGACATGGCGGTGCGGGACGCGGACGGATCGGTACGGCTCGTGGGGCGCAGGGCCACCGACCTGATCAAGAGCGGCGGCTTCAAGATCGGCGCCGGGGAGATCGAGAACGCCCTCCTCGCCCACCCGGCGGTGCGGGAGGCGGCCGTCACCGGCGAGCCCGACCCAGACCTGGGCGAACGCGTCGTGGCGTGGGTGGTGGCCACCGACCCGGGAGCGCCACCGCCGGCGGCCGAGCTGGCGGACCACGTCGCCGCGCAGCTCGCCCCGCACAAGCGGCCCCGCGCCGTCCGCTACCTCGACGCACTGCCCCGCAACGACATGGGCAAGGTGCTCAAGCGGGCCCTCCATGGCTGA
- a CDS encoding carboxyl transferase domain-containing protein, whose amino-acid sequence MAEAAARLTARAAIALVAEGFTERTPPPPPSGPGPADGPLGWDGYGEARARARERTGEAESAVYGEAEVAGVRCVVLAFEFGFLGGSLGERTGDRITAAYRLARERRVPLVSLVATGGSRMQEGMVALAQLQRVARETVLLRAAGVPHVAVLRDPATGGGWATIGAGADVLLALPGAQIGFAGARVRPADADPAAYTAEGQLAAGQIDAVVPAGELRATLGRWLTALTRPAPGPVPPPPALGGAAGPPATGWDAVRRARAPQRPRAEAYLDVYFQERLPLVGDRCGGTDPGMLCGVGLRDGYGVVYAAQCGTATLPAGYRTAARVVRLADRLGLPVLTLVDTPGAANDAEAERAGAGASIAEAFAAVAGARVPVTTLVVGEGGSGGALALAAPGRTWVTPDSYFSVIAPEPAAAILKRPAEEAARTAEQLRLRPQDLVELGVVRGIV is encoded by the coding sequence ATGGCTGAGGCGGCGGCGCGGCTGACCGCCCGCGCGGCGATAGCGCTGGTCGCGGAGGGGTTCACGGAGCGCACGCCGCCCCCACCGCCCTCCGGCCCCGGCCCGGCCGACGGGCCGCTGGGGTGGGACGGGTACGGGGAGGCACGAGCCCGCGCGCGGGAGCGGACGGGCGAGGCGGAGTCCGCCGTGTACGGGGAGGCCGAGGTGGCGGGCGTGCGGTGCGTCGTCCTCGCCTTCGAGTTCGGCTTCCTCGGCGGGTCGCTGGGCGAGCGCACCGGCGACCGGATCACCGCCGCGTACCGGCTCGCGCGCGAGCGGCGGGTCCCGCTGGTGTCGCTGGTGGCGACGGGCGGCAGCCGGATGCAGGAGGGCATGGTCGCGCTGGCGCAGTTGCAGCGGGTGGCCCGCGAGACGGTGCTGCTGCGCGCGGCGGGGGTGCCGCACGTCGCCGTGTTGCGGGACCCGGCGACCGGGGGCGGCTGGGCGACGATCGGCGCGGGCGCGGACGTGTTGCTGGCGCTGCCCGGCGCGCAGATCGGCTTCGCCGGGGCGCGGGTGCGGCCCGCGGACGCCGACCCGGCGGCGTACACGGCGGAGGGCCAGCTCGCGGCGGGCCAGATCGACGCGGTGGTGCCGGCCGGGGAGCTGCGCGCGACGCTGGGGCGGTGGCTGACCGCCCTGACCCGGCCGGCGCCGGGCCCGGTGCCCCCGCCGCCGGCGCTGGGCGGGGCGGCCGGCCCGCCGGCGACCGGCTGGGACGCGGTGCGCCGGGCGCGCGCCCCTCAGCGGCCCCGTGCGGAGGCGTACCTGGACGTGTACTTCCAGGAGCGGCTGCCGCTCGTCGGCGACCGGTGTGGCGGCACGGACCCGGGGATGCTGTGCGGCGTGGGGCTGCGCGACGGGTACGGGGTCGTGTACGCGGCCCAGTGCGGTACGGCGACGCTCCCGGCCGGGTACCGCACGGCGGCGCGGGTGGTCCGCCTCGCCGACCGGCTGGGCCTGCCGGTGCTGACGCTGGTGGACACGCCGGGCGCCGCGAACGACGCGGAGGCCGAGCGGGCGGGCGCGGGCGCGTCGATCGCGGAGGCGTTCGCCGCGGTGGCCGGGGCGCGGGTGCCGGTGACGACGCTGGTGGTCGGCGAGGGCGGGTCGGGCGGCGCGCTGGCGCTCGCGGCGCCGGGCCGCACGTGGGTGACGCCGGACAGCTACTTCTCGGTGATCGCCCCGGAGCCGGCGGCGGCGATCCTCAAGCGCCCGGCCGAGGAGGCCGCGCGCACGGCGGAGCAGCTGCGGCTGCGCCCGCAGGACCTGGTGGAGCTGGGGGTCGTGCGCGGCATCGTCTGA